Within the Taeniopygia guttata chromosome 1, bTaeGut7.mat, whole genome shotgun sequence genome, the region TAGCTTGGTGTACTTGCCCACGAGAGCTATGGAACACACCTTCAGCAACCTTTCATATCTGACAAAAACAAGTTCTTCAGTTACTACACCAAATTTcaccaacaaaagaaaaaaatattttaacagcatttgctttttctttaactCCACAAAATACCTCCTAAAATTTCCTAACTGCCAGTGTTTTTAAACCCAGACCATTCACAAGTGTCAACCAGCATTACACCCAGTCAGTCCAGTTTGGTGACTTCATAGCAGCTAAAACCTAACTTGAATTACAGCACTTCTagagaaagcagcagaacaTAGAATACCTGCAAGCCATTTTCTTCCACTTCATTAGAAGATCACTTGGCTGGTCATCAATAGGCAAATTTAGCCTCtgtttaaaatacttaattATGCCTTGCTCTTCCAATAGGATAGGTACTCGGTAAGTAGAAGAAACATCATGAATAAATATCACCTAACAAAAAAGGCAGAACATAAAAAACTTAGGTATATTTTTCATAGGAAACGTTCATTCTACTTTTTGATACTACATGCATTTTTTATTCTACACACATTCTGGTTTTTAAATACCTTCCTTTTGAATGAGTAGGACAGCACAGCTAATATTTAAGGTTCTGTTAAATCTACAAGGAAAAAGTTActcaaaaagtaaaaatgtgttttacttCTCCTTCACACCATCATATAGACTCGTCAAGCCTATCAATGCATCAGTTTTAATGCAAACATCTGGCCCCACAAGCACTCATGCTTGCTACcacttccttcctcccctctcaCAAACCTGAGGAATATTAAGCatgaaagcaagaaaacaaatgaaacctaACAAAACAGACCAAATTTGGTTGTGACAAAGTCTCCTAAATGTATTTTGTTAGTGATCTAAACTATGTAATTACTGAGTACAGTCTATTTAAGGACCTTTTTGTTCAGAAGACATTTATAAACTGCATCCAAGCTGCCAGCAATTAAGGTGATTGTGCTTGGTTTACCTGAGATCACAGAGCTCAGAATCCTGAGATAAGTGTTCTCAAGACATGAACAGTAATGGATACTCTCTTTGCTACCCTCGAGCTGCTTCTGTTCATCACAAACTGTACATGTGTGTGCTGCCCCATGCCTCTCTACGTGCCCATTCAATCTCAATCTCTTGAACCTTCAGCATTATCCATTACATTGAAAAGTAAAATGCTCTCacttgcaaaaatatttaaagagaaatcAATTAATCAAATGTAATATTTGAATACCAATTAATTGCAAACTATTAGGGGAAAAATTACACATGAATTACAGAAGAATATATAACCACACAGTAGATGCATGGTTAAGGGCATAAATAGTCTATTACATATAATCACAGTAAGTGTTCATGCGGCTGTGACCATGTGGACATAAGCAAATCACCTAGCTTTAACCACACTTTGCTCATCCATTATTATAATCACCTGAGATGATTTATGGGCAATAAATACATAACAACAAATAATGAATAAAACCAGCCATAGCTGTGAAAACTGAAGTGTCATGCTATGAATAACAACTAACCACGTacttaaaatctattttttattaGCTTTTACACAACATGCATTAAAATTACTAATGACTGTTTGACATAAAACTTAACATTTATACTCCTgatattttgaaaatgcatCCATAATaacaatataaaaattataaagacaATCACATATGAATGAAGCAGTCAGAAgttgaaaacagaaatacaaataaataattgtATACTTTCCCACATGTAACATTGAAGTACAGACCTGCTCAGGCTCCACATGACAAAACATGGAAATCTTCTCCTTCACAGCCATTTCTATAGGTTTTGCACTTCTGCAGACTATCTGTCATAACAGAAGGAAAAACTTCAAATATTTACTAGGTAAACCAATAGAAGATCATCAATATTTCGTAGTGAAATTCATCTCCTTTGGAAGCAGAGCACAAACAAATGTGCCTTTTTTCACTCTTTCCCCCCTGTTGGAGTTCTACGATATATCAGAGCTCACAAATATCTACTAGCAAAGCAGAAGCAAACCCATCATCTGCCCATACTGACCAATTTTCATTCATCTTTCATTGGTATTCTCTGTAATATTCCTTCCTCATATTCTTCTTTCTGGCAGCTACTATTGTAATACTCTTTGCCTCAAATCTAGCATCTCTACAAGTATGAATATGATGAATCAAAGGAAATATTGTAATCTTACCAATAAGATCAGATTTAAATTAAGAGCAATAATACTTATCTTACATGCATgagtatttcagtatttcagcaTCTTCTTAATTTAGACATCATGACAAAAACAAggccaaagaagaaaaaactaaTTCATAATTGTATGGAGTTTTTACTGGTGCTAGTATTTTGCTGATACATTTAAACCCcagtaatttcagaaaatattgataatttttaactgatgaaaaaaataattatatgcTTTGGTGTTTGTTGGAAGGGTCTTTTTCTGCAATATGTAACTCCAGGCAACTAGATCAAAATGCAAAACTGCTCTAGTAAAGTGCCTACTAATTACTCAGTCTACTCCCTTAAGTTATTTTGAAACCTGAAAGTGTAACAAAAGTAGGATGATCCTGTTACAAGACTAGTTTGTTACTTTCCCCGTCTTTCTAGCAAATACAACGACTTAATTCATCAAGCCCTTTTGCTCAGAAACTTCCAGCTGCCCTTTGATCACCTTGCTAATGCAGCTTAGCTACACTGATTCTGATGGAGTCTAATTAACTTACCCTAACCTTAGAAGTAATtctagaaacagaaaaaaaaaaaaatcaagtataaGGGGAAGTTATTGTGCTTTTAAATCAAAATGTAATCAGGAAATAGTTTGTACATTCTATTCACTTAAGCACAATTCATATGTAAATTTGGCACAGTTTGAAGCTGAAGTTATAATTCATAAACCTTGATAGGATGAGCACATGAGTAAACCCACTTTGAAATCTGCTGTCTGTCTTGCGGAGACAAATTTAAAGTTAATGCAGACACAGAAATCAAAAACATCAGAACCAGCACGAAAATAAcacaaatacaataaaaatgggagagatgCACCACAAAGGCACATAACACACAGAAAATGAGGAATAATTGAATTCAACAGGGCAGCTCTGACAAGTGCATACTGAAAGGATCTCTGcacccacagcacagcacagcacacccTGGGGAGAACAGAGAGGCTCGGGCACACAGAGCTGAGTTaccccagggatgcccaggagcaggcagggcgGCAGCAGGGATTCAGAACTGGATGAAATGGGCTCAGCTGTAAGAGCTGCcccatgtgctgccctgacagcaaCCATTTAAATGCTGTCCTGAAGCAGCACTCAAGGAGCTTTATAAGTGCACCAAGAGGCTGCACCTCAAGTGAGATCTGTCCCTGCTTCAGGTGTCAACAGCAGCAGTCAAAAACCAAAAACGATACTGTGCTCCTGGCAGTCCCAGAACTGCCCCAGGCAAGAATCCAAGATGCAAGACAGTCACTGTGTTTGTCTGCTCTCCTTttattacacacacacacttagcaggctttttaaagaaaattattttttggagTGGAGGGAGAAGTCAGGCCCTGGCAATTGCCTTCAAGGCCTTCAAAACAAACAGGCAACTTTCCCACTTCAAGAGGGATTTTGGAGATTAGGCCCTGAAACTTGGAACACAGTACAGCATTACATTAATAAAAGTCTTTCCTTCCACAAGCTGGTTACAATTATCATGTCACAGCCATTTAACACCAAACACATCTTTCACATACCCTATTTCCAAATCCATTGCTTTTGTAGTTAAAAACATTCATTcataaaagcaaaatgaaagagctcaaaaaaaaaacttcagaaagaAGCACAACACAAAATTTAGTTGTGGGACTATCTTaagagtaatttttattttttgaagataTATACATTGCTTCTTCTTaataatgcattaaaaaatcTGGATGTTACAAGACAGTAACATTCTCGGTCTTTCTACAAAGTGAGTTGAGATTTCAATCATTTTTAGCAGtgaagaattatttttgcaaaaaaGATGCCTTTAGAAGAACCTAGCTACAGTCCCAAGATATTGCAAGAAGTTAGTTGAATTAAGTTAACTTAGAGTGATTTTGACTAATTTCATTTCTGTGGCTTTAATGGAGCTTTGCAGcacatattttgcatttcttctaAAATTCTCATGTCTCTTGAGAGACTATGGCTTATTCTTTGAACACAAGTTATGCAAGGATATTTCTAGATGACctataaataaaaatctgtatttattgACTCACCAAATCTGGAGACAAGCCTAGACCCCTCAGTGCTCGAACACTGTTCTGTGTTGGTTTTGTCTTCTGTTCACCAGTAGCATTAGGCTGAAAAGGCACATTTTGAAAGCTCAAATAGCAACTAACATCTGCTAACAAAGCAGTTgcagattaaaagaaaaaattcattgcaaataataatatttacagGAAATAAACATATCCAAAGAGAGCCATAATATGCCAATAATatttacaggaaataaaaacatccAAAGAGAGCCATAATATGCCAGAAACAGAAATGACCCACTGTTTTTACTTGCATATGAAATACTGAATTCCAATTCAAGTCAAGTTtactttgttgtttttgttttcagagaaaaaaaaatccatataatTGGCTCAGACAGAAGAAGAATATTCCAAAACTTGGATTTGGCTAAAAAATTGAGAATGTCTAAGACAGCACAAAGCCTTCAGTGTCTGTTCTTGAAATATTCAAACGtagtaaatatttctgttctcaAATACACAGAATTTACCCTACCAATTGCTGTTCAATCCTCTAATCCACAGCTGTGGTTAGTAATTATCTTTTTGTCTGTAGGAGGTGAAATATATCATCATTACAAACATTTGCTTACCAAAGTACCCCCAGTGAGTAGTGAAGTAATATTTAGagttcaaatgaaaaaatacttttagtattgtacaaggaGTTACAGTGGTCTTTACTTGACTCCAGCATGAAACAGTCAATAAGACAAGTAAACAAATATAAAGCCAACTATATAgagtaaaatttattttattaattccaGTAACTTACCTGTGGTACTAGGCTAACATGGATATTACAGAAGTTCTCTCTTTTTGCTTTGAACTGAAACTGTCTAAATGCTTCAACAAATGGCATTCCTTCAATATCTCCAATGGTTCCACCCAGCTGAAAAAGGAAATGGATATGTCAGTGgcagaaagcaaaaacaaaaggaaaaaaaaagtctcataTATTTCAAGATATTTTCTGAAACTTTTATCTAAAAAAACCACTGACAATTGAAATTCGCAAAGATACTCTACAAAGTGCTTTCATCTACTCTGCACGGTTTGTTTCTTGTGGAAAACATTATAAACAATTTTCAGGTTTCGTTATGTTCACTTTCCACCAAATACATAAGCTTCCCATGGGAAGATGGGTGGTGCTGCTCAATAATACATGCTTCACACTGCCTTCAAAGTGGTGAACCAGTAATCAATAGCTAAGCTGATGCAAATGTTTTTATATAGGAAAACTTTATTTCCTgtcagattaaaaaatatttgttactGACTAGAGACAGACATTTCTCAGTATTATCACGGCTTTCCAACATCAATAATTGTTTATTACCAAACCAAAATGCAATACAAAATACATgctgaaatttatttataacAGAAATCAGATGCCTTTCAAAGACACAGTGAGCTATAGCAGACTAAGCACAGAATAAAGCAGCTTTGCAAACAAGTCTGATGAAATAGTTGTGTTTCAGAATGATCTTTTTGTGCCACCAAGTGGTTTTCAAGAGAATTACATATTTCTGTTGATCCAGGACCAGAAAAACTGACAACTACATTTGTAAATCACACACATTTAGTCTAACTCCTTCAGGATTGTACAATGGAAAAATGTTAGAATTATTTTTAGagtaacaaagaaaaataattttatcaagCTGGAGGttaaaatgtaacaaaataccaaaaaatccctaaaaaccccaaaacaaacaaaaaaaagtgaaaaaatgtaGTTAAAGGACTGATATGACCATCACTTATTAATGTTTTTGTGCAacttttgtatttaatttttcatatttttttaaatgaaatatttaactCCCACTGCGAATATCATAAAAAGATCTATAGGTATATTGGTAAGTGTATTTCAATCAAGGCAGATTCTTCGGTATAAGAAATACTGAGTAATTCTGTTGCTGGGTCACAAAGCTGATGGTACTATTGATTGCAGTAGTCACTTCTGGCATTAAATCTGTGACATCTGTCAAATTCTCAACTATaatcttttttcattatttactgGTGTAATAGTACTACAAGCAATTACTGGCTTTCATCCAGCTGCCTCAGTAAGCTAAGGGTGGGTAAAACTCCTTGTTTCCATTGTGCAGAACATCAGCAGGTTAAGTAATTAACAAAGCTGCCACCAAAGATCTCAAGGACAACATCAGAAAGTGGGAAACTAACTTACACATTGTTTAAATATATTCTCCTAAGCATGACCACAAGCAACAAGACGAATATTTGAAGTTCTATGGAAGCTGGAATGTTAAAGCTCTCCTACAGATCACAGGAGATTTCAGGTATTACACAAGTTTTCTCAATACTATTAACAGATAAAGCTTCAGTCAAACATCTGGATCTTGAAATAGACAGTTCACATTACACTAACTGCTTTAATTCTCTAAGTTAATGAACTCTAAAGAAGCTCAATTTCAGATGTATTTTAGAGTAGATTTAGTCAAGTTAATGGAAGCTGTAGAGAATCAAGACCAAGCATATCCCTTTAGGAACAAATTAAAGAATATAGAATGTGGTTTTGAATTTCTGTTCTCCAATAAAACTTCAGTCTGACCTTTTTACAGTAAggagcaaagagaaagcaaatgagCTCATTGTGTTCACTGTAGATACCTAAAAGGTTCCATACTTACCTCAATTACACAGATCTGTGGCTCTTTTTTGTCATCATCCACAGGAACTTTTGCCTGATTCATTACCCATTCCTGAACTGCATCAGTAATGTGTGGAACaactacaaaacaaaaccaaagaaggCAAGCACAGCTTACTTTAGGTCCATACACTCATTTTTGAATGCAAAAGGGGTAAAGTGAACAGAAAGCCAAGAAGAAACTACTACGTCCTTTCTGTAGTTCTCCTATCCTTGAGCCCAGGAATATGCCCCTACCTTTTGGAAGGGAGAAAGGAGTAAGGTGATGGAGCAAGAAGCAGCCTGTTCTAGCTGATCCCTTCTTTTGTGAAGACTGAATGGACTAGTATcccacaaaattaaaaatattacctTGAACGGTTTTTCCCAGATAATCACCATGTCTTTCTTTATTAATGACATGCTGATATATCTTTCCAGTCGTGATATTGTTATCTTTATAGAGACTGATGTCCAAAAATCTCTCATAATTTCCCAAATCTAAGTCAACTTCTCCACCATCATTTAATACAAAAACTTCAcctgaaaaaagaaagcaaaacagacagaaaaacaacaaaataatcaGAAATTATTAAGCATACAGCAGGAATACCACAGACATCttaaaatagaagaaagaaaattaaattatatatgaCAACGACATAACAGTAAAGTCCATACTGCAACCCAATTTGAACAGCCACTCTGTATGACTTAATATCTAAGTCAGTTTTACATCTAATATCCATCTCTCAGATACATATagttttgcaaataaaatgtaaGTTACGTTGCCAAAATATTGAAgcaacataaatatttaactaGCATTTCAACAGCAGAATAATCcttcactgaaagaaaacaacctCTAGGAATTGTAAATCagcaacaaataaaatattaatttacttGCAGGAGAGAAAAACCATGCTTTCATAAGCATGAATTATTATACATGTTCAAAGTGTTTCATATAAATTCTTGTTGATGGAATCTAGTTTAATGATTGAGGCTTCGATCAGGAGTAAAGTTACGACGAACAAAACTGCTTCTTCAAACGTACTCACCATTTCTGAGTCGGTTGTTTCAGTATATTTGGTTCACCATGTCCACAGCAAGGGTTATTTCTGACCCTGAAAAATCCACTTAAAATACCCTTCAGGTTCACACTTTTCTCAGCCCTCTAAAGGGTCTCTAAATTCTGAATCTAGTCAATTTCTGACAGAACTCATGTTACTAGATCTTGAGGTAAGCCTGGAAAGCTCTTCAGAAAAACTGTAAATGTTTTGTCATGACCCAATAAATCAATGGCAAAACAAGTTACATTACTAacgcagaaaaaaaaatgtggagaaCAGAAATGTATATCCCACCAAAGCACAACACTCCAATTCAATAAATTTAGGTTCTCTAAGCTTCACTAATGTTTTtggctggatttttttattaaaacgAGAATTTAAGGCAACTCTAATGAAGGCACTTATATCAGAAGGCACTGATACCCACAGAACAGCATTCTCAAGTAACTCTTAAGGacttaaaattacaaataaGTTTCATAGCACTATTTAAAAGGGGGTTTTAATCAAGTTGAACTGAAGACAGCATTAACTGAACAAGTCTTACAGCTAGGATTTTCCTAGTAAAGTAGTATTTTATAGAAAGGAAGCATCTGCTCATAACAGTATCTTCAAAAAAACAGGCTTCTGTTTCTTAACTTAAAGCAGACAGTGTCCTTGAGAACACAGCAATAAACTTTCAAAATAATGATAAAACAGGTTGTAAACACCATACtattggttaaaaaaaaccacattctTATAAATACAAATGTTCATGTGTAAGGGAATAACACTTATCTTCATACCATGTTCATACGGTGAAAAGGTTCCAGCGTCTATGTTTATGTAAGGATCAATTTTGATTGCAGTGACACGCAGACCACAAGATTTCAGAATGGTGCCAATGCTGCTTGCAATGATCCCTTTGCCAATGCCCGAAATGACACCACCAGTTACCAGGATGTACTTCATTGGAAAATCAGCACACATGCACAGACTTTGAGCTGGAAATCTAAAGCAACAAGGATGCACATCTGATGAATATAAATTAATGTCTGGGAAGATCACACACTCAATCTGCAAAGATCTAAATGGAAATGACTGTTAGCAGCATACAATAAAAATGACCATTCTGGAATCTGGGAGCAGGACTCATCTCTCCCAGGTTATACACCAATATGAAAGATAAACACCTGTCTTGTCCCTATCCTAGGTCCTGATGAGGCTGATCAACACACAGAGCTGAGGTATTAATTTACAGTTCTAGACAGAAAGACGTGCTGAGTGGCAAATCCATAAAAGGACTTCCAAAACTTTCTACTATTTATACACTTTAGCAAACAAAGGCACCAGTGTTGATCAGCTACAAGCTGAATTCTTCCACCCATCTGAAGCAGGATGACACATATCTCATCTGTAAATGAATTCACATTCCATTCAGCTGGCTGTGGAGTCTAATCACTGAACAATATCTGAAGAGTGAAAGCATGGCTCACCATAAAGCAAGAACTCTAGGGCCAAGAAAACCTTTCCTTATTTAAATACCCAATTCACCCAAAACAATACACAACAGCACTTAGCTCTAATGGCCCTCAGTATAAATCAAAGCAGTTCAGCCACTGGTATGAAGCAGTAGATACCCAATGaacattttaattctttttattataCTAAAGTAACATAAATAATGCCTAGATCTTCAGGAGACTGAGTTCAGAAACGGAACAAGGCATGCTATCAATGCTCATACATTTCTGGTAATAGGAATAAACTATTTGCTTGTCAATATGATCAAAAAGATGACCATAACcattaaatgcatttaattcagaagaaaaaggaacacCAGGGATTAACTTTTCCCTGCACTTTAATTGTAATATGTAATTCTTTTAATAGCAAAGATTTTAAGACTAGGACCCTACTCCCTCTGTTTCAGGCTATTCCTTCAGAACTCAGCCAACTTAGCTGTCAACACTAATATCGTAAACATCTATGCCATTTCCAAAGCTCTTTTCAGGAAAACAAGAGGGATCATTTCAACAACGGTATAAATCTTGAGTACATGCCACTTTAGAACTCTTAAATCTTGCTTACAGAAACCAAAATGAACAGTTTGCTGTGATTTTAGCAAAAACAGCGATATCCCAGCAGCTTCAGGAAACCTGTTTACTTGAAACAGGTACAGAGAACTGCAAGTTCTCTGCAAGTACAACTGCAAGTCACTTGTAAAAGATGAAGGAAATAGAGTTAGGGGAGGGAGCGCTGAAAGCGAATACTGGCAGAAATCTTTTTGCTGGGAAGTGGCACACGAATACTCCGTCCAGCCTTATCTACAGGAGCTGCCGCCTCCAGCAGGGATTTGCGGGCGCCGCACCCCAACCGCGCCGCGCCGCGGGAGCGCTCGGGGCGCTGCGGCCGAGCGGGGAGAGGCCTCTGACTTACGGAGGTGCTAAAGGCGGCTGCTCCCACCGGAGCCCGGCAGCGCCGAGCCCGAGCGCACCGccggcgggccgggggcggctcTGCCCGGGGGACACAGCGCCTGCAGGTACCGCACCTCCGAGCGGGGGCCGGCGAGCAGGACCAGCCCCGCGGGGCGCACGGCGGCCGGCACCACCCCTCTGGGGCACCCCCGGCGCGGCAGGtgccgccggccccgctccgcccgggccccgctccgcccgggccccgctccgccctTGGCGGCGGAAGTGGCGCACGCGgaagcggcggcagcggccgccCGCGGTTCCGCAGCGGCGCCGGCCCggcgcagcgcggccgccgccccgcaGCCATGTTGCGCGGcctgggcagctggctggggctgcagcgCGCCGGAGAGGAGGCGCTGCTGCCCGCCGGCCACGGCAGCGGCCCCgcggagcaggagcaggagcatgaggaggaggaggaggcagggccGGCCGGGCAGGAGCGGGGCGAGCTGCAGGGGGACTCGGAGGCGCTGCTCAGCCAGGCCAAGGGATTCGGCAGTGAGTGTGCCGCGGCTGCCGGCTTTCTAATATGAGCTAAGGAGTCAAGACTGCGAAGTGCCTTTCGTTGTCGCCTCTTTCAGAGCTATTTCTAAAGGAGCAGCGTTTCTTAAGTATCTGTTCTGTTGGCACTGTGGGAGGAGGTCTGTGTGTACAGAGAATAGATCTGTCTGCGTAGAATAATGTACTTCATGGATTGCACTGTGGGCGTTTGTGTTCTTTTCGTAGGAAAATAATGGCGCTTCCTGATTTTGTTGAACATGTCTGCAGTcttagaatcacaaaatggtttgggttagaaaggacCTTGAAGATTAAATCATTCCAAACCCCCTGCCGTGCCTGCTGGACCAGGcttaaagccccatccagcctggccctgaacgctgccagggatgggtgAAGCTGTAATTTGCTATAAGTAAAATTCCTGCATTGCTGTAGTGAGTTCTTGGATAAAATTAATCCATAGTATAGACCTATACTCATTACTaaagttttttttaaggaaaggggtttgggttttttttttttttttattgatgcTCTGAAATTCTGGATCAGTATGATTTAAGAGGTTAATCTGAGCTGGTTCTTTACTGTGCATTGTCTTGGGCAATCAGAACTGCAGCAGTTTAGTCTGTGTAGTGTGCTCAAATACCTGTCTAGTTGTGGTAAGTTGATACTAACCTGCTGCTGACTCTGACTGTTCTAATCTGCAAATTGttca harbors:
- the CTPS2 gene encoding CTP synthase 2 isoform X1, which produces MCADFPMKYILVTGGVISGIGKGIIASSIGTILKSCGLRVTAIKIDPYINIDAGTFSPYEHGEVFVLNDGGEVDLDLGNYERFLDISLYKDNNITTGKIYQHVINKERHGDYLGKTVQVVPHITDAVQEWVMNQAKVPVDDDKKEPQICVIELGGTIGDIEGMPFVEAFRQFQFKAKRENFCNIHVSLVPQPNATGEQKTKPTQNSVRALRGLGLSPDLIVCRSAKPIEMAVKEKISMFCHVEPEQVIFIHDVSSTYRVPILLEEQGIIKYFKQRLNLPIDDQPSDLLMKWKKMACRYERLLKVCSIALVGKYTKLSDCYASVFKALEHSALAINYKLDLMYIDSTELERSTEAENSVKYHQAWHKLCKADGILVPGGFGIRGTEGKLQAISWARTKKKPFLGVCLGMQLAVVEFARNCLNWEDANSTEFDPDTKNPVVILERSSCLNLCVLHFKVIDMPEHNPGDMGGTMRLGKRRTVFKTENSVLRKLYGDEMFVEERHRHRYEVNPELTHCFEEKGLKFVGHDTEGNRMEIIELENHPYFVGVQFHPEFSSRPMKPSPPYLGLLLAATGTLNAYLQRGCKLSPSDSYSDLSDDSSPEKEFPYSDTS
- the CTPS2 gene encoding CTP synthase 2 isoform X2, whose amino-acid sequence is MCADFPMKYILVTGGVISGIGKGIIASSIGTILKSCGLRVTAIKIDPYINIDAGTFSPYEHGEVFVLNDGGEVDLDLGNYERFLDISLYKDNNITTGKIYQHVINKERHGDYLGKTVQVVPHITDAVQEWVMNQAKVPVDDDKKEPQICVIELGGTIGDIEGMPFVEAFRQFQFKAKRENFCNIHVSLVPQPNATGEQKTKPTQNSVRALRGLGLSPDLIVCRSAKPIEMAVKEKISMFCHVEPEQVIFIHDVSSTYRVPILLEEQGIIKYFKQRLNLPIDDQPSDLLMKWKKMACRYERLLKVCSIALVGKYTKLSDCYASVFKALEHSALAINYKLDLMYIDSTELERSTEAENSVKYHQAWHKLCKADGILVPGGFGIRGTEGKLQAISWARTKKKPFLGVCLGMQLAVVEFARNCLNWEDANSTEFDPDTKNPVVIDMPEHNPGDMGGTMRLGKRRTVFKTENSVLRKLYGDEMFVEERHRHRYEVNPELTHCFEEKGLKFVGHDTEGNRMEIIELENHPYFVGVQFHPEFSSRPMKPSPPYLGLLLAATGTLNAYLQRGCKLSPSDSYSDLSDDSSPEKEFPYSDTS